One part of the Oceanihabitans sp. IOP_32 genome encodes these proteins:
- a CDS encoding 1-acyl-sn-glycerol-3-phosphate acyltransferase: MSGLSKFIYFKILGWKIVGNTNFSKDTVKKAVIIAAPHTSWHDFYIGVLLRSVTQVKTNFVGKKELFRFPFGWFFRALGGAPINRGVNESKVEAIAKLFSEKAEFRMTLAPEGTREKVSEWKTGFYYIAKAANVPIIMFTLDFENKQNKISQPFYPTDDIKADFQFIYNFYKGVKGKVPAYS, encoded by the coding sequence ATGAGTGGCTTGTCCAAATTTATTTATTTTAAAATTTTAGGATGGAAAATTGTGGGTAACACCAACTTTTCAAAAGATACCGTAAAAAAAGCGGTTATTATAGCAGCACCTCATACCAGTTGGCACGACTTTTATATTGGCGTTTTGTTGCGATCTGTTACCCAGGTTAAAACGAATTTTGTAGGCAAAAAAGAGTTGTTTCGATTTCCTTTCGGATGGTTTTTTAGAGCTCTAGGTGGGGCACCTATAAATAGGGGAGTTAACGAGAGCAAAGTTGAAGCTATTGCGAAATTATTTTCTGAAAAAGCGGAGTTTAGAATGACGTTGGCACCCGAAGGCACTAGAGAAAAGGTTAGCGAATGGAAAACGGGTTTTTACTACATCGCTAAAGCTGCTAATGTACCCATCATTATGTTTACCCTAGATTTTGAAAATAAACAAAATAAAATTTCACAACCATTTTATCCAACTGATGATATCAAGGCAGATTTCCAGTTTATATATAATTTTTATAAAGGGGTAAAAGGGAAAGTGCCAGCTTACTCTTAA
- a CDS encoding iron-containing alcohol dehydrogenase family protein: MNYRNFPMVPRVVFGRGSFSQLNDIITPKRKSINAPFIFLVDDVFRNNTWLTSRIALAYDDRVMFISADQEPTTSQVDDLVESIILSTKERPSGIIGIGGGTLLDLAKAVSIMLTNKGEAKDYQGWDLVKNPAIYHVAVPTISGTGAEVSRTTVLTGPERKLGINSDYTPFDQVILDSELTKDVPTNQWFYTGMDCYIHCVESLTGTYLNAFSQSYGEMALQLCEEIFLTDNLSKVDAQEKLMMASWHGGMSIAYSQVGVAHAMSYGLSYLLGTKHGIGNCIVFNHLEEFYPEGVKTFKAMKKKHNILLPEGICANLSDKEFDIMINVSLSLEPLWENALGKHWKKTITPKKLRSLYEKM, from the coding sequence ATGAATTACAGAAACTTTCCAATGGTACCAAGAGTTGTTTTTGGTAGAGGCAGTTTTAGTCAGTTAAATGATATTATTACCCCAAAAAGAAAAAGCATTAATGCCCCTTTTATTTTTTTGGTGGACGATGTGTTTAGAAACAACACATGGTTAACCTCAAGAATTGCATTGGCCTACGACGATAGGGTTATGTTTATATCTGCAGATCAAGAACCTACAACATCTCAGGTAGACGATTTAGTTGAATCTATTATTTTAAGTACAAAAGAACGGCCTTCTGGAATTATAGGAATAGGCGGTGGTACCTTATTAGATTTAGCTAAAGCTGTATCCATAATGCTTACAAATAAGGGAGAAGCCAAAGATTATCAAGGCTGGGATTTAGTAAAAAATCCTGCGATATACCATGTTGCGGTTCCTACGATCTCAGGGACTGGAGCAGAGGTTTCTAGAACAACCGTGCTTACGGGGCCGGAAAGAAAATTGGGCATAAATTCAGATTACACTCCTTTTGATCAAGTTATACTCGATTCAGAATTAACCAAAGATGTACCTACAAATCAATGGTTTTACACGGGTATGGATTGTTATATTCATTGTGTAGAGTCACTTACAGGAACGTATTTAAACGCGTTTAGTCAAAGTTATGGCGAGATGGCTTTACAGCTTTGTGAAGAAATATTTTTAACCGATAATTTATCGAAAGTCGATGCCCAAGAAAAACTAATGATGGCCTCTTGGCACGGCGGTATGAGTATTGCATATTCGCAAGTTGGGGTAGCTCATGCTATGAGTTATGGCTTATCTTATTTGTTAGGCACAAAACACGGTATAGGCAATTGTATAGTTTTTAATCATTTGGAAGAGTTTTATCCTGAAGGGGTAAAGACGTTTAAAGCCATGAAAAAGAAACACAATATTTTACTACCTGAGGGTATATGTGCCAATTTAAGTGATAAGGAGTTTGATATCATGATTAATGTATCGTTAAGCTTAGAACCGCTTTGGGAAAATGCGCTTGGTAAACATTGGAAGAAAACGATAACACCAAAAAAGTTAAGAAGTCTTTACGAAAAAATGTAA